The Acidobacteriota bacterium genome includes a window with the following:
- a CDS encoding MFS transporter: MSQDVTSPTASAAAHGGKGFPPSLLSSFVWGIAAFFYLAAFYLRTQPAVMTTELMRDFGMNASQLGVLAAFFFYAYVAMQIPTGVLVDSWGARRLLVAGSIMAAVGSILFGATTSFGLAALARAITGAATAVGWVVTLKLATHWFPSKRFATLSGLGLFIGNLGALVAQVPLRLLVDSFGWRSVSIVSGAVMAGVAVLAWTGIRDDPSERGYDTYAPKTAQSASHVPVLQLLKGFKEVFRYRNTWLIFLAQGSFVGSILSFTGLWGAPFLKARFGVSGTTAAGVCSVMIVSWAVASLTCGYLSDRTGQRKPVYLTGAVVAAAGWSVLFYMPGLSLSVFVVIAAVTSFACGAVVLGFAYGKESVPARYLGTISGAINVGNMIGPTLLQPGIGWVLDRQWAGQTVNGLRVYDVSAFQTAFLLVIVWSLVGSVLIALTTDTHCKQSA, translated from the coding sequence GTGTCGCAAGACGTCACGTCGCCCACCGCGTCCGCTGCCGCGCACGGCGGGAAAGGGTTCCCGCCGTCGCTGCTCTCGTCGTTCGTCTGGGGAATCGCCGCGTTCTTCTATCTGGCGGCATTCTACCTCCGCACACAGCCCGCCGTGATGACGACGGAGCTGATGCGCGATTTCGGGATGAACGCGAGTCAACTTGGCGTACTGGCGGCGTTCTTCTTCTACGCCTACGTCGCGATGCAGATCCCGACAGGAGTGCTGGTGGACTCCTGGGGAGCGCGGCGCCTCCTCGTGGCCGGGTCCATCATGGCCGCCGTGGGCTCTATCTTGTTTGGGGCGACGACCAGCTTCGGTCTCGCCGCCCTCGCTCGTGCGATCACGGGCGCCGCCACTGCCGTTGGGTGGGTGGTGACGCTGAAGCTGGCCACACACTGGTTCCCGTCCAAGCGCTTCGCCACGCTGTCGGGGCTTGGCCTCTTCATCGGGAATTTGGGAGCCCTGGTGGCACAAGTGCCGCTGCGCCTGCTTGTTGACAGCTTCGGTTGGCGTTCAGTGTCAATCGTCTCCGGCGCCGTGATGGCGGGCGTGGCTGTCCTCGCGTGGACGGGAATCCGGGACGACCCGAGCGAACGCGGCTACGACACCTACGCGCCCAAGACGGCGCAGTCGGCGAGTCACGTTCCCGTGCTGCAGTTGTTGAAGGGATTCAAGGAGGTCTTCCGATACCGAAACACCTGGCTGATATTCCTCGCCCAAGGCTCCTTCGTCGGATCCATCCTCTCGTTCACCGGCCTCTGGGGTGCGCCCTTCCTGAAGGCTCGCTTCGGGGTTTCCGGGACCACGGCCGCCGGCGTGTGTTCAGTGATGATCGTCTCTTGGGCGGTGGCGAGCCTCACGTGCGGCTACCTGTCGGACCGCACTGGCCAGCGGAAACCCGTGTACCTCACGGGAGCCGTCGTGGCCGCGGCGGGCTGGTCGGTGTTGTTCTACATGCCAGGCCTTTCGCTCTCGGTGTTCGTCGTTATCGCCGCTGTGACAAGCTTCGCCTGCGGAGCAGTCGTCCTCGGGTTCGCGTATGGGAAGGAATCCGTGCCGGCGAGGTATCTCGGCACCATCTCCGGCGCCATCAACGTCGGGAACATGATCGGGCCGACGTTGCTCCAGCCTGGTATCGGCTGGGTTCTGGATCGACAGTGGGCCGGGCAGACAGTCAACGGGCTGCGGGTCTATGACGTCTCCGCATTTCAGACGGCATTCCTGCTCGTGATCGTGTGGTCCCTGGTGGGATCGGTGCTCATTGCGTTGACCACGGACACGCACTGCAAGCAATCGGCGTGA
- a CDS encoding FAD:protein FMN transferase, with amino-acid sequence MKRISIAVLACAVFALGSTGIPQQTLHRQSRRVMGSLAEIQVYHADGELAERAIGAALDEMQRVDGLLSNYRPDSELSRMNTGAAKAPFRASRELYDFVKRCRSYFDETLGTFDPTMGMVVRAWGFFSPRPARPSPSDAAAAKARSGFDKVRLDDVSQTVSYAVEGLELDPGGIGKGYAADRAVSVLRSLGISSALVSAGGSTLYALGRPPDGEGWKVGVRDPSKPTTFLRFVLLRDNALSTSGVSEKSVQIDGHRYGHIFDPRSGEPVENMCQVSLTADTATESDALTKAAFILPRETLIALLGERRKIHILRVEGACESGGATWTTPWSKGTFSRDVETPVHVKR; translated from the coding sequence ATGAAGCGAATCTCGATTGCCGTACTGGCGTGTGCCGTCTTCGCGCTCGGATCCACGGGTATCCCGCAACAGACACTCCATCGTCAGTCTCGTCGAGTGATGGGGTCGCTGGCTGAGATTCAGGTGTACCACGCCGACGGCGAGCTGGCGGAACGCGCCATCGGTGCGGCGCTCGATGAGATGCAACGCGTCGACGGTCTGCTCAGCAACTACCGGCCTGACAGCGAACTGAGCAGAATGAACACCGGGGCGGCGAAGGCGCCATTCAGAGCGTCGCGCGAGCTGTACGACTTCGTGAAGCGGTGCCGAAGCTATTTCGACGAGACGCTCGGCACCTTCGATCCGACGATGGGCATGGTCGTGCGCGCGTGGGGATTCTTCTCGCCGCGCCCGGCCCGGCCTTCTCCGTCGGATGCCGCGGCCGCGAAGGCACGGTCGGGTTTCGACAAGGTGCGGCTCGACGACGTCTCTCAAACCGTGTCGTACGCGGTCGAAGGGCTCGAATTGGATCCAGGAGGTATCGGCAAGGGTTACGCGGCCGACCGGGCGGTCTCGGTTCTCCGCAGTCTCGGAATCTCGTCCGCGCTGGTCAGCGCGGGGGGCAGCACGTTGTACGCGCTGGGACGCCCGCCGGATGGCGAGGGATGGAAAGTGGGTGTGAGGGATCCCTCGAAGCCAACGACGTTCCTTCGGTTCGTGCTTCTTCGAGATAACGCGCTTTCGACATCCGGCGTTTCCGAAAAGTCGGTCCAGATCGATGGGCACCGTTACGGGCACATCTTCGATCCGAGGAGCGGCGAGCCGGTCGAGAACATGTGCCAAGTGAGCCTCACGGCGGACACCGCAACGGAATCCGACGCGCTGACCAAGGCCGCCTTCATCCTGCCGCGGGAAACGTTGATTGCACTGCTCGGCGAACGTCGAAAGATTCACATTCTGCGGGTTGAGGGAGCGTGCGAGAGTGGCGGCGCAACCTGGACCACCCCGTGGTCGAAGGGCACATTCTCTCGTGACGTGGAGACGCCCGTTCACGTTAAGAGGTAG
- the larC gene encoding nickel pincer cofactor biosynthesis protein LarC: protein MIGYFDLASGISGDMMLGCLVDAGWGVEELCGVVTRLHLDPAEWSVSARPVTRGALRATLVEVSAAESHHQRHLGDIQRLLESSSLPATVVSRASSVFGRLARAEAKVHNTTPDRIHFHEVGAVDAIIDIVGTIAGLEALDISQVFSSPLPLGGGWIESAHGVLPLPAPATLELLSAASAPTTAALGPGEWVTPTGAALVAELAGFSQPAFTLARVGVGAGHRDAAWPNVARLWIGEPLTTGGLVQVDTNIDDMNPQLYGAVSERLFAAGAKDVWLTPVQMKKGRPGVVLSVIASASSEGAIADVVLRETTTLGVRVHRLTGRHEVRHEKRIVDTLYGPIGVKVKWLENTPIGATPEYEECAALARGRSASVKAVVEAAAAAAHGLLAELSAGRRPSLSSGS from the coding sequence ATGATTGGCTACTTTGATCTCGCGTCAGGAATCTCCGGCGACATGATGCTCGGATGCCTTGTCGATGCGGGGTGGGGTGTCGAGGAGCTGTGCGGTGTCGTGACTCGTCTGCACCTCGATCCTGCAGAATGGTCAGTGTCGGCTCGGCCAGTGACACGCGGCGCCCTCCGTGCGACCCTGGTAGAGGTGTCGGCAGCGGAGAGCCATCATCAGCGTCACCTCGGTGACATCCAGCGACTGCTGGAATCTTCGTCACTGCCCGCGACTGTGGTGTCACGAGCCTCTTCGGTATTCGGGCGTTTGGCGCGGGCCGAGGCGAAGGTGCACAACACCACCCCCGACCGTATCCACTTCCACGAGGTCGGTGCGGTGGACGCGATCATCGACATTGTCGGCACGATTGCCGGCCTTGAAGCCCTTGATATTTCGCAGGTCTTCTCATCGCCCCTACCACTCGGTGGCGGCTGGATAGAGTCCGCACATGGTGTTCTCCCATTGCCCGCCCCCGCAACACTGGAACTCCTGAGTGCTGCAAGTGCTCCGACCACCGCCGCCTTGGGTCCAGGGGAGTGGGTGACGCCAACTGGTGCGGCACTCGTGGCCGAACTGGCCGGATTCTCGCAGCCGGCATTCACCCTTGCACGTGTGGGCGTAGGGGCTGGTCACCGAGACGCGGCATGGCCCAACGTCGCCCGGCTATGGATCGGAGAACCGCTCACGACTGGCGGGCTTGTTCAGGTCGATACCAACATCGACGACATGAACCCGCAACTCTATGGCGCGGTCTCCGAACGCCTGTTCGCCGCCGGGGCCAAAGACGTGTGGCTCACGCCGGTCCAGATGAAGAAGGGACGGCCGGGCGTCGTGCTGAGCGTCATTGCCTCGGCCTCGTCTGAGGGCGCTATTGCCGATGTCGTGCTGCGGGAGACCACGACCCTCGGCGTTCGTGTCCACCGACTGACCGGCCGCCACGAGGTCCGTCATGAGAAGCGAATCGTGGACACCCTCTACGGCCCGATAGGCGTGAAGGTGAAATGGCTGGAGAACACTCCAATTGGGGCGACTCCCGAGTACGAAGAGTGTGCCGCGCTTGCCCGCGGCCGGTCGGCGAGCGTCAAGGCTGTCGTCGAAGCGGCCGCGGCGGCCGCGCACGGGCTCCTCGCGGAATTGTCTGCCGGTCGGCGTCCGTCTCTCTCGAGCGGTTCGTGA
- a CDS encoding tetratricopeptide repeat protein, producing the protein MIELPKGGYAPVFTRREVGAARRRSLSSSIVNRNTACVLAFADHSPAGDLAYFCRGLREEIIHHLSSLANLRVLAWDGSDLPNRPGGQPSTSDAAVIISGSVRRAGGLVRVTTQFLNGATGCYLWSTSVDGAIVDMFDLQERVARAVADKLGSELIDISTAGSNRPGTVNLAAYNLYLQGRYHLSQRTEEGLLKAVEFFEKSLAEDAEYGRAHAGLSDAYALLAHYGVLGPADVWTKIAATAASAVMLDGTSAEAHTSLAHAKATQDWDWQGAEQAFRRAIALDPRYATAPHWYSTTVLVPTGRLDEAIARLLVAQSLDPVSTIIARDVAMMYYYKQDYDSALERCDSAIELNPHFPPAYLTLAFVQEQRNDLDESEAALERAVRLAPLSPRSTGALGRLFAITNRRRQAFKLLHDLKALAKDRYVTPFEFASLHFHLGQIDESVKWLSKAVDDRSFELLSIKADPRFASLRTHPSLVPIIARVGVVAPPADSIFHAPGR; encoded by the coding sequence ATGATCGAACTGCCCAAGGGTGGATACGCCCCGGTCTTCACGCGCCGCGAGGTCGGCGCGGCTCGGCGGCGCTCACTCAGTTCCTCCATTGTGAATCGCAATACGGCTTGCGTCCTGGCGTTCGCCGATCACAGTCCCGCGGGCGACCTGGCGTATTTCTGCCGGGGGTTAAGGGAGGAGATCATTCACCACCTGTCTTCTCTGGCGAACCTTCGGGTACTGGCCTGGGACGGGAGCGATCTCCCAAACCGACCGGGCGGCCAACCGAGTACGAGCGACGCGGCGGTGATCATCAGCGGGAGTGTGCGCAGGGCTGGCGGACTCGTGCGTGTGACCACGCAGTTCCTGAACGGCGCGACTGGCTGCTATCTCTGGTCCACGTCGGTCGACGGAGCGATCGTGGACATGTTCGACCTGCAGGAGCGTGTGGCCAGGGCGGTGGCTGACAAGCTCGGATCCGAACTCATCGACATCTCCACCGCCGGAAGTAACCGGCCGGGAACAGTGAACCTGGCGGCCTACAATTTGTACCTGCAGGGCCGCTATCACTTGAGCCAGAGGACCGAGGAGGGACTACTGAAGGCCGTTGAGTTCTTCGAGAAGTCCCTCGCTGAAGATGCCGAGTACGGGCGCGCACACGCGGGCTTGTCAGATGCCTACGCGCTGCTCGCGCATTATGGGGTCCTCGGGCCGGCCGACGTCTGGACCAAGATCGCTGCGACCGCGGCATCGGCGGTCATGCTCGACGGAACCTCCGCGGAGGCCCACACCTCGCTCGCTCACGCCAAGGCCACACAGGACTGGGACTGGCAGGGCGCCGAGCAGGCTTTTCGGAGGGCCATCGCGCTCGATCCACGATACGCGACGGCGCCTCACTGGTACTCCACGACGGTGCTGGTTCCGACAGGGAGGCTTGACGAAGCGATCGCCCGGCTGCTCGTCGCGCAGTCGCTTGATCCCGTGTCGACGATCATCGCCCGCGACGTCGCGATGATGTATTACTACAAACAGGATTACGACTCGGCCCTTGAACGTTGTGACAGCGCCATCGAACTGAATCCCCACTTCCCACCCGCCTACCTGACACTGGCCTTCGTCCAGGAGCAACGGAACGATCTCGACGAATCAGAAGCGGCGCTCGAGCGCGCGGTACGCCTTGCACCGCTGAGCCCGCGGTCCACTGGGGCGCTGGGCCGGCTCTTTGCAATCACAAACAGGCGGCGGCAAGCCTTCAAGCTGCTGCACGACTTGAAGGCGCTGGCGAAAGACCGCTATGTGACACCTTTTGAGTTCGCGTCACTTCACTTTCATCTGGGCCAGATTGACGAGAGCGTCAAATGGCTCTCAAAGGCCGTCGACGATCGCAGCTTCGAATTGCTGTCGATCAAGGCTGATCCACGATTCGCGTCCCTCAGGACCCATCCCAGTCTGGTCCCGATCATCGCACGTGTCGGAGTCGTGGCGCCGCCGGCCGACTCGATCTTTCACGCGCCCGGCCGGTAA